A genome region from Erigeron canadensis isolate Cc75 chromosome 3, C_canadensis_v1, whole genome shotgun sequence includes the following:
- the LOC122593925 gene encoding uncharacterized protein LOC122593925, whose amino-acid sequence MNQKVTTEIKDTICSSCFCGNQKFLHHVWDGHKSQKICTSCVLFSNRLYFCPTCFYVPSEQSELVVICNRCRSLTHAKCLAANEKPAGAPFVCSTCKDPSRLVFTLKKFEVEGDNGRYEGIDKNAAKLLLTAAKIVCKSLVKVTDDADYDAMIDVTKAVSAKKTAKWAVEQTMNLEKSNHGPSLIDSVTDNEEDSSLETLRETKKLHRLLIGNATSEGQNGRVAMEIDLNKN is encoded by the coding sequence ATGAATCAGAAAGTTACTACGGAAATCAAAGATACCATTTGCAGCAGCTGTTTTTGTGGCAATCAGAAGTTCCTTCACCATGTCTGGGATGGACATAAAAGCCAAAAGATCTGCACATCATGCGTGCTGTTTTCCAATAGATTGTACTTTTGTCCCACCTGTTTTTACGTCCCTTCAGAACAATCTGAGCTTGTTGTCATCTGCAATAGATGCCGTTCACTCACTCACGCCAAATGCTTAGCTGCTAATGAAAAACCTGCAGGAGCGCCTTTTGTGTGCTCAACCTGTAAGGATCCGAGCCGATTggtttttactttaaaaaaattcgaAGTGGAAGGAGATAATGGGCGTTATGAGGGGATTGATAAGAATGCAGCGAAATTACTCCTAACAGCTGCAAAAATAGTGTGCAAGTCTTTAGTTAAGGTAACTGACGACGCGGATTATGATGCCATGATAGACGTAACTAAGGCCGTTTCAGCAAAGAAAACGGCTAAATGGGCAGTGGAACAGACTATGAATCTTGAAAAGAGTAATCATGGACCATCTTTGATAGATTCGGTCACTGATAATGAGGAAGACAGTTCTCTGGAAACATTAAGGGAGACTAAAAAGCTGCATAGGTTATTAATTGGAAATGCAACCTCTGAAGGCCAGAACGGAAGGGTGGCTATGGAAATTGACCTTAACAAGAATTAG
- the LOC122594530 gene encoding probable L-cysteine desulfhydrase, chloroplastic codes for MASTNPHHHHQLNGTTTTIDPNNPSSHNKTKNNNIDISAEFAHHDPTIARINNGSFGSCPNSIIQSQHHYQLQFLQQPDDFYFNHLKPSILRSRQSIKTLINANHVDEISIVDNATTAAAIVLQHVKWSFFESKFNPGDTAVMLHYAYGAVKKSVEAYVTRAGGHVIEVKMPFPVSSDIEIIDAFRVALELGKSGNRKVRLAVIDHITSMPSVVIPVKELVKMCRDEGVDRIFVDAAHAIGSIEVDVQDIGADFYTSNLHKWLFCPPSIAFLHCRNPEMVNLHHPVVSHEYGNGIAIESSWIGTRDYSAQLVVPEALEFVNKFEGGIEGLRKWNHEKVLEMAEMLVKAWGTHLGSPPEMCSSMAMIGLPACLGIMSDSDGLKLRSHLRENFKVEVPIYYRQPKDGEVNPVTGYARISHQIYNTVDDYYRFRDAISNLVNSGFTCTSFQD; via the coding sequence ATGGCTTCCACTAAtcctcaccaccaccaccaactcaacggcaccaccaccacaatcgaCCCCAATAATCCCTCATCTCAcaataaaaccaaaaacaacAACATCGATATCTCCGCCGAATTCGCCCATCACGACCCAACCATCGCCCGAATCAACAACGGCAGTTTCGGGTCATGCCCGAATTCCATAATCCAATCCCAACACCATTACCAGCTCCAATTCCTTCAACAACCCGACGACTTTTATTTCAATCATCTCAAACCCTCAATTCTCCGTTCCAGACAATCAATCAAAACCCTAATCAACGCCAACCACGTCGACGAAATCTCCATCGTCGATAACGCCACCACGGCCGCCGCAATCGTCTTACAACATGTAAAATGGTCGTTTTTCGAGTCGAAATTCAACCCGGGGGATACTGCAGTCATGCTTCATTACGCTTACGGTGCCGTTAAGAAGTCGGTTGAGGCGTATGTGACTCGTGCCGGTGGTCATGTCATTGAGGTTAAAATGCCTTTTCCTGTTTCTTCTGATATTGAAATTATTGATGCTTTTAGAGTTGCTTTAGAATTAGGGAAATCGGGTAATCGTAAAGTTAGGTTAGCTGTGATTGATCATATTACTTCTATGCCTAGTGTTGTGATTCCTGTTAAAGAGTTAGTGAAAATGTGTCGAGACGAAGGTGTGGATCGGATATTTGTGGACGCTGCACACGCGATTGGTTCGATTGAGGTTGATGTGCAGGATATAGGGGCGGATTTTTATACTAGTAATTTGCATAAGTGGTTGTTTTGTCCGCCTTCTATTGCGTTTTTGCATTGTAGGAATCCTGAAATGGTGAATTTGCATCATCCGGTAGTGTCTCATGAATACGGGAATGGGATTGCGATAGAGAGTTCGTGGATCGGGACGAGGGACTATAGTGCACAGTTAGTTGTACCCGAGGCGTTAGAGTTTGTTAATAAGTTTGAAGGCGGAATTGAGGGATTAAGGAAATGGAATCATGAAAAGGTTTTGGAAATGGCGGAAATGTTAGTGAAGGCTTGGGGGACTCATCTTGGTTCACCTCCGGAAATGTGTTCGAGTATGGCAATGATTGGTTTGCCTGCTTGTTTAGGGATTATGAGTGATTCTGATGGGTTAAAGTTGAGGTCTCATTTAAGGGAGAATTTTAAGGTTGAAGTGCCGATATATTATCGGCAACCTAAGGATGGGGAGGTTAATCCGGTAACAGGGTATGCTAGGATTTCTCATCAGATTTACAATACTGTTGATGATTATTACAGATTTCGAGATGCCATTAGCAATCTTGTGAATTCTGGCTTCACTTGTACAAGTTTTCAAGATTGA
- the LOC122594414 gene encoding aspartic proteinase A1-like, giving the protein MGNRYLWLAFCLCALLSSIVGASSDGLLRINMKKRPLDINSIKAAKNGDKYKKDLTNKLLGLGDSDADLVPLTNYLDAQYYGEISIGTPPQTFTVIFDTGSSNLWIPSSKCYFSIACYFHNRFKGAKSSTYTKIGEKLQINYGSGSISGFSSKDVVQVGDICVDDQEFIEVTKEGSLSFVIGKFDGILGLGFKEISAGGLQPVWYNMVEQGLVKEPVFSFWLNRDAAADEGGELVFGGVDPKHFVGKHTYVPVTKKGYWQFDMGDVLIGNQSTGFCEGGCAAIVDSGTSLLAGPTTIVTELNYAIGAEGVLSSECKMFVNEYGDMIWDLLVSGVTPGKACAQAGLCFSSGSQSVSSNIETVVEKENGGVKDTVFCEVCQMAVIWMQNQLRQAETKEAVLSYVDKLCESIPSPAGESVIDCNSLHKMPNVSFTIGEKLYTLTPEQYIMKTGEGMAAVCISGFMALDVPAPAGPLWILGDVFMGVYHTVFDYGNLQLGFAKSA; this is encoded by the exons ATGGGAAATCGGTATCTTTGGTTAGCTTTTTGTTTATGTGCTTTACTATCATCTATTGTCGGTGCTTCCTCTGATGGTTTACTAAGAATCAACATGAAGAAACGTCCTCTGGATATTAATAGCATCAAAGCTGCTAAAAATGGAGACAAATACAAAAAAGATCTTACAAACAAGCTACTAGGTTTGGGTGATTCTGATGCGGATTTAGTCCCTCTAACCAACTACTTGGATGCCCAATACTATGGAGAGATCAGCATTGGTACTCCACCTCAGACATTCACTGTCATATTTGATACCGGCAGTTCGAACCTCTGGATTCCATCCTCCAAGTGCTATTTCTCT ATTGCTTGCTACTTCCATAACCGGTTCAAGGGAGCAAAATCGAGTACTTACACCAAAATTG GGGAGAAGTTGCAGATAAACTATGGATCTGGTTCGATTTCTGGATTCTCCAGTAAAGATGTTGTTCAAGTTGGCGATATTTGTGTCGATGATCAA GAATTTATTGAAGTTACGAAAGAAGGAAGTTTGTCATTTGTAATTGGAAAATTTGACGGAATTTTGGGACTTGGGTTTAAGGAAATTTCAGCTGGCGGCCTGCAGCCAGTCTG GTACAACATGGTGGAACAAGGCCTTGTGAAAGAGCCGGTATTCTCCTTTTGGCTTAACCGGGATGCTGCTGCTGATGAGGGAGGTGAGCTTGTTTTCGGCGGTGTTGATCCAAAACACTTTGTAGGGAAGCACACATATGTTCCTGTGACTAAAAAGGGTTACTGGCAG TTTGATATGGGTGATGTCCTTATCGGAAACCAATCTACGGGATTCTGTGAGGGTGGCTGTGCTGCAATTGTGGATTCTGGAACATCATTGCTTGCTGGTCCAACC ACTATTGTGACGGAGCTCAACTATGCAATTGGGGCTGAAGGAGTATTGAGCAGTGAATGCAAAATGTTTGTTAATGAATACGGAGATATGATTTGGGATCTCCTAGTATCTGGG GTAACTCCTGGAAAAGCTTGTGCCCAGGCTGGTTTATGCTTCTCCAGCGGATCTCAGTCTGTGAG TTCAAATATTGAAACAGTGGTGGAGAAAGAGAATGGGGGAGTTAAGGATACAGTGTTTTGTGAAGTGTGTCAAATGGCTGTTATTTGGATGCAAAATCAGCTGCGACAAGCTGAGACCAAGGAAGCGGTGCTATCTTATGTGGACAAG CTTTGTGAGAGCATACCAAGCCCTGCCGGGGAATCAGTGATAGATTGCAATAGTCTCCATAAGATGCCCAACGTTTCATTCACCATTGGGGAAAAACTTTACACCCTCACTCCAGAACAG TATATTATGAAAACTGGAGAAGGGATGGCTGCCGTCTGCATTAGtggtttcatggcattggatgTGCCAGCTCCAGCTGGTCCTCTATG GATTCTTGGAGATGTATTCATGGGTGTTTACCACACAGTGTTTGACTATGGGAATCTGCAGCTTGGGTTTGCTAAGTCGGCATAA
- the LOC122591307 gene encoding methionine S-methyltransferase — MDSGGGVVKGSLSYGSIDEFLKECSESGDCAYSALRSLLERLENPDTRIQARIFFANLQKRLESDGVSPQHCLDTYHFQIQDIYLEQSNEGYQKRRKLTMMVIPSIFMPEDWSFTFYEGLNRHPDSIFKDKTVAELGCGNGWISIAIAEKWLPLKVYGLDINPRAVKISWINLYLNALDENGQPVYDHEKKTLLDRVEFYESDLLSYCRDNKIELERIVGCIPQILNPNPDAMSKLITENASEEFLHSLSNYCALQGFVEDQFGLGLIARAVEEGIDVIKPMGIMIFNMGGRPGQGVCKRLFERRGLRVNKLWQTKILQASDTDISALVEIEKNNPHRFEFFMGLVGDQPICARTAWAFGKAGGRISHALSVYSCQLRHPNQVKKIFEFLKNGFHDISNSLDLFFEDDSVADEKIPFLAYLAGVLKDNSRFPYESPIGSKRFRDLIAGFMKTYHHVPLSADNVAIFPSRATAIENALRLFTPRLAIIDEHLTRHLPRQWLTSLEMQEKKDNKRSTDGITVIEAPCQSDLMIELIKKLRPQVVVTGIAQFEAVTSSAFEHLLRVTREIGSRLFIDISDQFELSSLPSSIGVLKYLARTPLPSHAAIICGLLKNQVYTDLEVAFVISEEQTVFDALSRSVELLQGNTALISQYYYGCLFHELLSFQLPDRHPPAEREAEDVKSSEMIGFSSSAISVLNQAELSVRDTDKSFLIHMDVDQVFLPTPTPVKAAIFESFARQNVTESECDITPSLKQFIKNSYNFSVDHTAEFIFADFPLALFNKLVLCCIEEGGSLCIPNGSNGNYVSSAKFLNANIVPIPTQAEASFKLTEKQLISVLETVSKPWVYISGPTINPTGQLYSNEEIKSLLTVCAKFGARVIIDTSFSGVKFNSKGWVGWNLDATLAGLAGKPSFCVCLLGGLFFKMPTGGLAYGFLVLKQGFLADAFHSFSGLNKPHSTIRYTAKKLLDLREMKTDLTVADEGQGKVLADRFKRLKETLESCGWEVIEARGGVSVIAKPSAYFGKCFKLDKDGSTWEAKLDDTNIREAMLRATGLCINGPSWTGIPGYCRFTLALEDIDFDQALDCIVKFKQIVN, encoded by the exons atggatagtggtggtggtgtagtGAAAGGATCATTATCATATGGATCAATAGATGAGTTCTTGAAAGAGTGTTCAGAATCAGGTGACTGTGCATACAGTGCATTAAGATCATTATTGGAGCGACTTGAAAACCCGGATACCCGGATTCAAGCTCGGATCTTTTTTGCAAATTTACAGAAAAGACTTGAAAGCGATGGTGTTTCCCCACAACATTGTCTTGATACTTATCATTTCCAAATCCAAGATATTTATCTTGAACAATCTAATGAAG GTTACCAGAAAAGAAGAAAGTTAACAATGATGGTGATACCCAGCATCTTTATGCCAGAGGACTGGTCCTTTACTTTCTACGAGGGGTTAAATAGACACCCGGACTCTATCTTCAAGGATAAGACGGTTGCTGAGCTTGGTTGCGGAAATGGATGGATATCAATAGCCATTGCTGAGAAGTGGTTGCCTCTTAAG GTTTATGGCCTTGACATAAATCCACGAGCAGTAAAGATTTCATGGATAAATTTGTATTTAAATGCTTTGGATGAAAATGGTCAGCCTGTCTATGACCACGAGAAGAAAACTTTGCTTGACAGGGTAGAGTTTTATGAATCTGATCTACTATCTTACTGCAGAGATAACAAGATAGAGCTTGAACGGATTGTCGGATGCATACCACAG ATTCTTAATCCAAATCCAGATGCAATGTCAAAGCTGATTACAGAAAATGCCAGTGAAGAGTTTCTGCATTCACTTAGTAACTATTGTGCACTTCAG GGTTTTGTTGAGGATCAGTTTGGTTTAGGTCTTATTGCTAGAGCAGTTGAAGAAGGAATTGATGTCATCAAGCCTATGGGAATCATGATCTTCAATATGGGAGGCCGTCCAGGTCAAGGTGTTTGCAAACGCTTATTTGAACGTCGTGGGCTTCGTGTTAACAAGCTGTGGCAGACCAAAATTCTTCAGGCATCTGATACAGACATTTCAGCCTTGGTTGAAATTGAGAAGAATAATCCACACCGTTTTGAGTTCTTCATGGGACTTGTTGGAGACCAGCCAATATGTGCCAGGACAGCATGGGCCTTTGGAAAGGCTGGTGGGCGGATTTCTCATGCTTTATCTGTTTATAGCTGTCAGCTTCGACATCCTAATCAG GTTAAGAAAATTTTTGAGTTTCTCAAAAATGGGTTTCATGACATCAGCAATTCcttagatttattttttgaagatgattcagTTGCCGATGAGAAGATCCCTTTTCTAGCATATCTTGCCGGTGTCTTGAAAGATAACTCTCGCTTTCCTTATGAGTCTCCAATCGGAAGCAAACGGTTCCGTGATCTTATTGCAGGCTTTATGAAAACATACCACCATGTCCCACTTAGTGCTGAT AATGTTGCTATATTTCCTTCAAGAGCTACTGCTATTGAGAATGCCTTGCGTTTGTTCACTCCGCGTCTTGCCATTATTGATGAACATCTAACCCGACATCTACCCAGGCAATGGCTAACATCACTAGAAATGCAG GAAAAAAAGGACAACAAAAGGTCGACAGATGGAATCACTGTTATTGAAGCACCTTGCCAGTCAGATTTAATGATTGAGCTGATAAAAAAGTTAAGGCCACAGGTGGTGGTGACAGGGATCGCTCAGTTTGAGGCTGTTACTAGTTCAGCTTTTGAGCACCTTTTACGTGTAACAAGGGAGATTGGGTCTCGTCTTTTCATAGACATATCTGACCAGTTTGAGCTTTCCAGTCTACCCAGTTCAATTGGAGTCTTGAAATATTTAGCTAGGACTCCACTGCCTTCTCATGCAGCCATAATATGTGGCTTGTTGAAAAATCAG GTTTATACAGATCTTGAAGTAGCTTTTGTGATATCAGAAGAACAAACTGTCTTTGATGCATTGTCAAGGAGTGTGGAACTCTTGCAAGGCAATACTGCCCTTATTAGCCAATATTATTATGGCTGTCTTTTTCATGAGCTTCTATCTTTCCAGCTTCCTGATAGACATCCTCCTGCCGAG AGAGAAGCCGAAGATGTAAAATCTAGTGAGATGATAGGATTTTCAAGCTCTGCAATCTCAGTTCTGAACCAAGCAGAACTATCTGTTAGAGATACTGACAAATCTTTCTTAATTCACATGGATGTGGATCAAGTATTTTTACCTACACCAACCCCAGTCAAGGCTgctatttttgaaagttttgcaagGCAAAATGTCACAGAATCAGAGTGTGACATCACTCCCAGCCTTAAGCAATTCATCAAGAATTCATACAACTTCTCAGTTGATCACACTGCAGAATTCATATTCGCAGACTTCCCATTGGCCCTTTTCAATAAACTAGTTCTCTGCTGCATTGAAGAAGGTGGAAGCCTATGTATACCGAATGGATCAAATGGCAATTATGTATCATCTGCCAAGTTCTTAAATGCTAACATCGTGCCTATCCCTACACAGGCTGAAGCAAGTTTTAAATTGACAGAAAAGCAACTTATTAGTGTATTGGAAACTGTTAGTAAGCCGTGGGTCTATATTTCTGGCCCGACAATAAACCCAACAGGGCAGCTTTACAGCAATGAAGAAATTAAAAGCTTGCTGACAGTCTGTGCTAAATTTGGTGCACGGGTTATAATTGATACTTCATTCTCTGGAGTGAAATTTAACTCTAAGGGCTGGGTTGGTTGGAATTTAGATGCAACTTTAGCAGGATTAGCTGGAAAACCGTCTTTCTGTGTGTGTTTACTTGGAGGCTTGTTTTTTAAGATGCCTACAGGTGGCCTTGCATACGGCTTTCTTGTTCTGAAGCAAGGATTTTTGGCTGATGCATTTCACAGTTTCTCGGGACTGAATAAACCTCACAGTACCATTAGGTATACTGCAAAGAAGTTGCTGGATCTTAGAGAGATGAAAACTGATTTAACAGTTGCTGATGAAGGACAGGGGAAAGTGCTGGCTGATAGATTCAAACGCTTAAAAGAG ACACTCGAGAGTTGTGGGTGGGAAGTAATAGAAGCTCGTGGAGGTGTTTCTGTAATTGCAAAGCCATCTGCTTATTTTGGCAAATGCTTCAAACTTGATAAAGATGGTTCTACATGGGAAGCCAAACTGGACGACACCAACATCCGAGAAGCAATGTTGAGAGCCACTGGATTATGCATCAACGGGCCATCTTGGACAGGAATTCCAGGCTATTGTCGTTTCACATTAGCCCTGGAAGATATTGATTTTGACCAAGCTTTGGATTGCATCGTCAAATTCAAGCAAATTGTCAACTAA